A stretch of DNA from Chionomys nivalis chromosome 14, mChiNiv1.1, whole genome shotgun sequence:
CTGATCAAGTCGTGTTTTATTGTTTCTCAGAAGCTGTtacacagcaataataataataataataataataaatgggcAAGTAGGAGGGGAAGGTGTCAGGACCGCTGGAATTCAGGTCCAGAGACATCCCTAGCTGATAAGGAAATACTGAGTGTCtgtgattgttgactaacaaaggaaatgctaattgtTTCTAAAAGCCTGGGGCCAGCAGGTCTCATTAGGAGATAAGATACCAGGTTGATTTCCTAGGCCCAGAATTTACCCTGCAGAGGGGAATAACTTACTTGTGAACTTAAGATGATTGTAAACAAAATACAGacctcaaaatacaggtctttgcttctggCAGGGGAGGGGCTTGCTTCTGACTCAactgaatgtgccaggctttggtGATTCACCATGGGAGGCCTTAGCATTTCTGAGGAGTAAATTGGGGTGTGCTTatgggaggcaggggaggaggggataGGAAGACTgttgttggtatgtaaaatgaataaaaatattaaaaaagaaaatgtgtctctctgtgtagtatgcgtgttcacgtgtgtgtgtgtgtgtgtgtgtgtgtgagtatgtcaGGCTTATGTTAGGTCCTATCCTCAATTGCTCTCTGGTCTTTGTCCCCAAGACAAGGCCCCTCAACTGAACCCAGAACTTGCTGTTATCTCATGCTCTTGACAGCCAGCTTGCTCACTGGTTCCaccttctctgccttctgagtttggAGTCCAAGGTGGCTACCACACCCACTCAACTTTTATATAGGTTCTGGAAATTGAGCTCTGCTCATTATATGTGCATGACATggcactgtgtgtgtctgtgtgttagtgtgtgcatgtgtgttttaaagTGTACATGTGGAGTTGTGTAACATGAAGgcccgcttgttggttcctgtcctgcctggttcccacaaccggtaagccccaaagaaagtcacacagaggtctccataagttataaactggttggcccatcagctcaggcttcgtattagctcttataactgatgttaacccattattcttatctatgttagccacaaggctcagtacctttttcagtgggacaggtcacatcttgcttcatcggtgtctggacaggactcagaaagaacttccttcttcccagaatactcctgttctcattgccctgcctctacttcctgtctggttgtcttgcctatactctctgcctggctattggcctatcagcatttatttaaaacatgatcgacaggatacagacaattctcccacaccagagttgaaagacagggaggaaggtaGAGAGTTGAAGCTGGGGATTGCCAGGTTCTGACATATTAACACACATGACCCTTATCCTTAGGTTTCTATGGTGATAGTGGATTGGTtagtggaaagaaaagatataagaGGGGGAATTTATCTAGTGATTCCATTGTATTAACCATTGATCTTGTGATCTTGTCATGGTTAGTCACTGTGGATGTGCTGAGCTTGaactagttttttaaaatatgtctctcTAAGGAGGACTTTGGCATCTTCAGTCACTGTGTCAAGGAAATAAAGTTGTAAGTAAAAGGTTTTCCCAAAGTAATGCCCTGTAGCAAGAGGCCCACCATTAGCTGAGGCAAATTTTTCCACATATTTCAAAACCATTTCTCCcaatgtttcttctttcttagtTTCTAACAAATAAGgagatttaatgttttttttcagttgttcAACAGGCACTTGAGAATCGTTAGCCATGACTTCCAGGGATTCATCATCCAGTCCAAAGAGGACTCGGTAGTGGTTTAACTTCACCTTCAACTCCTCGACTTCATCCATGAGGATGTCCACTGTAGGAACAGTAGTCAAAATTCCAGCCTGGCAGGCTTCCAACAAGATAAATTGCTGCATAGATTTGTGCTTTTTGTCAACGACAGCCTCAGTATTATTAGGCAAGGAAAGTATAAAGTTGTGGTGCTTTTGAGCAGGAAGATATTTTATCAGGGTGTCCATCAGGACTGGAAAATTATAGTCTGATAAATTGTGgttagaaatcaagaaaatcgGTGGAACATCCATGTTATTCTGAATGAAGGTGTTCACACAGTATCTTCTGACCTGCTGCAGGGTCTTTACTCTGTCAAAGGTGCATGGTTTGGattccttttcattttgtaaGTCAGCATCCACTTTGGTTCTTACAAAGTAGCAATTCTTTCTCTTCAATCTGATTGCTTGGGCAAGGTCTAGTTCAAGTAGTTTAAAGCGTGTGGCGGAAAGAATCATGAAGAAGTCATACTCTTGGAATTTCACTTTCTCCAGATAATATTTTGGTGGAATGTTCATAGTTCCAATGCCAGGCAGCTCCCAAAAAGTCAACGTTTCAATTTTGGGGTGCTTGTATGGAGTTCTCATAGCTGTCTCTGCTATCCCAACTTGAGTTGCATCTTCCTCTTCAGGTCCAACTCCCCTCAGGGCATTGATGAAGCTGGACTTCCCTACTCCAGACTCTCCTGTCACAGCAACATTTATTGGGGCATAAACAATATTTCCTAATCCAACACTGATTCTATAATGTGCCTGCTGAACATCTCCTTTTCTCAGAGACCTTTTTATAGAACGGATGATTTCCGGAGGaatgattttgttttctatttcaatattattaaaatatgcaGTAAAACTGGATTCCAAATCTCCACGGTCTTCATTCTCAGATGTAGAAGAGAATGACTGACCCATGATCGTGATTAAAGAAATAAGTCactgaaagaaggaagagagagtaaTTTACAAAAGATCAAAGATGCTTGTAGTGGAATTTTAATTgtacttcaataaataaatacttcctgAAGatttgagagtaaaacagtcctactggtcagccttacagaccaggaaatggtaacacacacctttaatcttagcagccacactagttgccattgAAAAAAGGCGAAGCATGCCTTTGATAATAATcatacaagcctttaatcccagccctagaaaggattataaaacaggagaaaacagctctcaacacacagtctcattctgaaattccaggaggcaggatcgccatttcagactgaggtcaaggtaagagccagtggctgactgttttgcttttcagatcttcaggttgaaccccaatttctgaccctgagcgtTTATTAATCTTAGTTCAGATGCCTTCATTCTTAGCACTGTTTTGCTTCACTGGGCTGCCAACTTAGTTACATTCTGTTATTGACCAGTTCCcggatattttgtgctattttttttttttttatcaagtagATACAAGCTATAGTCCTATTAGAGGAGAAAACCTCATTTGAGGAAATTTCCCCCATCAGATTGGACTTGGGGCATGCCTATGGAACATTTTGTTGATTCAATATTGATGTGGGAAGtgtcagtccactgtgggtggtaccatccttgGACTGGCAGTCATGAGtaatttaagaaagcattatcaaactatggggagcaagtcagcaaACAACATTCTCCTCTTGTTCCTGCCTCCGCTCCTCCAGAGTTTCTGCCCtcatttccctcagtgatggactgtgatcagaATGTGTGAGCCCCCCAGTCATAtgcttttcaaaatgtttttgttCCTGGTgtttataaaagcaataaaaggaACCTAGAATAAATTTCTACTAGCTCCCAATTAAACCCTTAATTACAAAAATTTGATAACTGAAGTAATGCAAGACAAAATCATATAAAAATCCACATGAGTCCTTTAGCCAGCGTCAACAAGTATAAAAACACGAACAATTGTACTGTATCTTACCTGACTGCAGTATTGTATAACAAATCCAAAATATCTTGTTCATTTGTGCATACTTCCTACAGTGTGTGCTTTCAAATGAATGgaaacttaacagacatctggtTTTGCACACTGAGAAATAAATAATGAGTGATATTTGATATTATTGTTTAATCAATGCCATATCTCTAATGATCAcataaatttttctgttttcttgatttttccaaAAGATTTCATTAAGTCCAACTATTATATTTggttaaaataattcttaatttttctagatttattttccttctgtctttttttttaatgccttggAGCTCAACTCCATGAGGAATATAAACTTATAATAATGTAAGATATCTTAATATTGTTAAAGTCCATGTTAACATCTATTTCTTCAGTCCACTATTTCAGGGTCCTCAAGTCATCTTTCCGATTCACTGCTTTCTTTTAAACCTTTCCTGTTCTGAAAGCACTCTAACCGTGCCCTGCAGATATAGGCCAATTGCTTTCCTAGAATGAACAGGGatttgggttcaatccccagcatctcaTCAAATGCAGGTTCTTGTGGATCTCTGTCATTCTggtactcaggaagtagaggtaagagTATCAatacttcaaggtcatccttggtaaACTATGAGTtaagggctagcctgggctactcgAGACCCTGacccaataaaataaatatcatgtTATAAAAGATGACTCGAGGTAAATATCAGTACTAAAGAACTAAGTTTGGTtgctggctatttttttttttagctcagaTATCATATTTCTGTCCTGTATTATCCACAAACCTGTCTACAAGACCTCCCATGGCAGCACAATGGCTGTTACTATTAGTTAAGAAAGCAGCAAATCTCCACTGTCACCCTGGAGCCTTTTCCTGTCTCACCCATATCAAATTGGTTTGCAGACTTAAGCTCTATTTCCAGTTCCACTCACACTGATCATTCCTCCTACATTATCTTCTTCAAGACCTCCTCAATCTCAACTTTGATAATGTCATTGACATTACTATATTCCCTGTGATTGTTCTTGCAACAGCATGTATGATCAGCCAGAGCTGTCCCATTGACACTGAAGTCATATCATGTCATGTCAATTCTGAGATGTACCATTAGGATACTACTTTCCTAATGGTAAAGTTAATTTGGTAAAGAGGGCACATGCTACATACAACATAAATTGAACTTTATTATTACACTTCTGGTGTTTTTTCATGTCTGAATAACAGCCACCCTGGTATCTTGGGCTATTTTCTCATCTCAGAACTTTGTACTGAATGACTGTTTCCTTTCCTTGTTGGTCTCCCCTCCAGAACCACAGGTCTGTTAACTTAGCCGTCCTCATCTAGGTTATGCATCCATTAGGCATGCTTTAGCATTGCCATCCCCACTGAGATATAAAATCGTACCTGCCTCTATCACCCACCATCCTTTATCTTTCCAGCTCTAAACAGCACTTGCTGGCAGATGATGTGCATTCGTCTGGGTTCACTTGC
This window harbors:
- the LOC130886807 gene encoding interferon-inducible GTPase 1-like, with translation MGQSFSSTSENEDRGDLESSFTAYFNNIEIENKIIPPEIIRSIKRSLRKGDVQQAHYRISVGLGNIVYAPINVAVTGESGVGKSSFINALRGVGPEEEDATQVGIAETAMRTPYKHPKIETLTFWELPGIGTMNIPPKYYLEKVKFQEYDFFMILSATRFKLLELDLAQAIRLKRKNCYFVRTKVDADLQNEKESKPCTFDRVKTLQQVRRYCVNTFIQNNMDVPPIFLISNHNLSDYNFPVLMDTLIKYLPAQKHHNFILSLPNNTEAVVDKKHKSMQQFILLEACQAGILTTVPTVDILMDEVEELKVKLNHYRVLFGLDDESLEVMANDSQVPVEQLKKNIKSPYLLETKKEETLGEMVLKYVEKFASANGGPLATGHYFGKTFYLQLYFLDTVTEDAKVLLRETYFKKLVQAQHIHSD